The Cyclopterus lumpus isolate fCycLum1 chromosome 18, fCycLum1.pri, whole genome shotgun sequence nucleotide sequence CTTTGCCCAAATATGgacaccttttaaaaataaatacggttacattattattaattttatcAAGATATATTAGATGTTTTCCCCACTTGCCTTAGTAAGACTAAATCAGTCCATAGGTTATAAATGACTTGGAGGTTCAGTCTCTGGACCCGGagtcataaatacattttggggTCTCGGCGTCCCAAagaaatgttattattgttccCTTTCAGCACTTAATTATGAACGTCGCTGTCACCTTTTTTAATTACCTCACCTGCGTGTTTTATGATTAAAAAAGAGGATTTCAACATGTTTGAATACAACAACATAGACACGTTATCTTCTAAAGGAGTTGTGGTGGAAATGTTGTTGCAACATCAGCATTAAGGAACAACATGAGCATTCGTTttattctgtgtttcttttggtCAATCTCCTCATGAGACCAATATTCCCTCTTCTTGTGGCTCCGTTTGGGTCCACGAACCTCTGCTTGCCAGGAgacgacaaggagacgacaaggagacgacaaggagacgacaaggagacgacaaggagacgacaataCGACaataatatctttatttttgaaTCCCGTCTTTTATTTCCATCTGCTACAAAAATCACTGTCATTCACTCTCTTTCACCTATATTTCTAACACATATtcatctttctcttcctccagcaAACGCAGGTCGGCGTCATGGAAACTTTTCATACCATTTCATGCAAAAACCCGACCGGTGTACATGAAGAGATTTGGTTAGCAGGCGATTAAACAAGCTTACATCTCTGTGTTGGTGCTGTTTGTCAGCAgtctactatatatatatatatatatatatatatatatatatatatatatatatatattatattatttagtgGCTTGTGTAAATAatggaataatatatataatatatatatatatattatatatattatatatatatatatatatattatatatatataatattatattattgtatataataatataatatgacagATAATTTGGTAACTCCCGAGGACAATAGTTTGTTTATTACATTagttgaataaaaataatatattatatcacTTATTattgtgtctaaatgtgtgcatgttctgTCGGTATAtaagaagatatatatatacaaacaaagatatatacatatatatactgtatatatatttctttttttacaaacaacaaacaaaaaaatatatatttacaaagaTAGATgtatatacaaaacatatatgtatatatatatatatatatatatatatattaaaataaatatatatatattccaatcAGACAGCAGAGGAGTGGATTATCAGCTGATCGGTGATCAATGGGGAAGAAGAGCCGGTGACCTCCCCCCGTTTCACTTTGTGTAGACGTTtggatgtttaaaaataaagattaacGTCTAAAAAAAGACACGAGGATAATGattcacacactttttttatttaaactttcAGGGAATCGTATGAGATTGTAATTCAATTAAATCAacaaaaacttttaaaaaaacaaacaaccgcCGCAGGTCATTTGAGAAGGTCAAATCTGCTGCTCTCAAATCGTCCCTCTGGTTCCATTTTATATCTCAGTGGAggttttagtttattttctgtTCACGTCCATCTgttgagagaagaaaaagcagGTGAATCGGGATAAAGGTGcaaaataagaaacacatgATGCTACAAATGTATCTGCATTGAATCCAaccagctttatttatttatatatatactgtatttatttatatatatttatttatatatataaatgtaaatccaaccagctttatttatatatatttatatatgaataaataaatatatatttatttatatatatatataaatatatatatatatatatagatacatttattttgttctcaATTGTTACCTGTGCTTAAAGTCCTCCAGTGCAGCTTGGCGTCAGTGACGCCCTGCAGGTTAAACGCTTCCAccaactgaaaacaaacacaaacaagaggaagacaaacaaGATGAAAACcagatgttatttatttattaatctcaAAGCGGCCCGAAGTCGGCGGCTAACCGCACCTGCTGTAAGATCTGACTTCTGATGGATGGATCTCTGAGGTCGGAGGAGGTcaacatcttcatcttcactgtGAACTCTTTATGAAcagctggggaggggggggggcatagcaTCATTTAATACATACTGCACCCTTTATATCAGGGTGTATAAGCTGCTATTATAAGCTATTTATAAATACCGTTACAAGAAAATACAtacaacacatttacatattattacatttaatttgtataaagAGCAACGTTTGGGTTGCCAGGTTCACTCATCCTCCAAAATTACACTTGCCTTTTGTTTATAGCTCTTAAATTCATCATTATTCTTATCATTCTGGGTGATGAGTGATGGGTGACGGGTGACGGGTGACGGGTGACGGGTGACGGGTGACGGGTGACGGGTGACGGGTGACGAGTGACGAGTGACGAGTGACGAGTGACGAGTGACGGGTGACGAGTGATGGGTGATGAGTGGGTGTCAGCCCACTCTCACTCTTAGGTGTGTGTTGGGATCGTGTACCTGGACTGTTGGAGCCGGGTCTAGGCGCTAGAATATTATTCACTGGGCTTAAACCTGTTAGAACGAGGAACaattaatggaaaataaatcagtaaatTGGGaacaacaaaaattaaaaaaaattatatatatatataaagatatatataccAAAATCGTCGtcgtcgccgccgccgccgccgccgccgccgccgccgccgccgccgccaccgccaccgccaccgccgccaccgccgccaccgccgccaccgccgccttcttcgtcgtcgtcgccgccgccgccttcTTCGTCGCCTTCTTCGTCGCCTTCTTCGTCGCCTTCTTCGTCGTTGTCGCCGCCGCCGGCGCCTTCTTCATCGTCGCCGCCGGTGCCTTCTTCGTCGTCGTCGCCCCCGCCGGCGCCTTCTTCGTCGTCGGCGCCGGCGCCTTCTTCGACGTCGGCGCCGGCGCCTTCTTCGTCGTCTTCGCCGGCGCCTTCTTCTTCGTCGTCGCCCCCGCCGGCGCCTTCGTCGTCGCCCCCGCCGGCGCCTTCTTCGTCGTCTTCGCCGGCGCCTTCTTCTTCGTCGTCGCCCCCGCCGGCGCCTTCGTCGTCGCCCCCGCCGGCGCCTTCTTCATCGTCGCCGCCCCCGCCGGCGCCTTCGTCGTCGCCCCCGCCGGCGCCTTCTTCATCGTCGCCGCCGGCGCCTTCTTCGTCGTCGTCGCCGGCGCCTTCTTCGTCGTCGTCGCCACCGCCTTCTTCGTCGCCGTCGTCGGCGCCTTCTTCGTCGCCGTCGTCGCCGTCGCCGCCGTCGTCGCCGCCGTCGTCGCCGCCGTCGTCGCCGCCGTCGTCGCCGCCGTCGTCGCCGCCGTCGTCGCCGCCGTCGTCGCCGCCGTCGTCGCCGCCGTCGTCGCCGCCGTCGTCGCCGCCGTCGTCGCCGCCGTCGTCGCCGTCGTCGCCGCCGTCGTCGCCGCCGTCGTCGTCGCCGTCGTCACcgccgtcgtcgtcgtcgtcgtcgtcgtcgtcgtcgccgtCGTCGTCGCCGTCGTCGTCGCCGTCGTCGTCGCCGTCGTCGTcgccgtcgtcgtcgtcgtcgccgtcgtcgtcgtcgtcgtcgtcgtcgtcgccgGCGTCATCGACGACGCCGGCGACGACGCCGGCGGTGCCGGCGGCGGTTGGACGCCAACGTCTGAAGGAGGAGGCGCTGCCATCCGACCACTTCCTGGAGTGTCTGCGCAGGCCGATCCAGAACTCCTGCACAGCCGCGTTGTCCCGCAGGACCTTCTCGATCGCCCTGATGTCGTTCAGCGCCGTCACGCTGGCCAGGTCTGTGTGGTGCTGCCGGCAGAGCCTCTGAGCGTCGAGCCAACTCTTCCCTTCGGCCAACAGCACGTACATGCTTTTTGAATTCTCTACGTGGAGAACGGAAAcgagtcaacaacaacaaaaaagtcttCACGTGCTTGTTTTAATACATTACAGTCTGAATCTAAATCATCAATAAGTACTCACGGTTGATTATCTTTACTATTaatgtgagtgcgtgcgtgatGGTGGTTGTCTccgtgtctgtccacggctacaTTTTGCATACCGCTccacaaaatgaaataatattttgGGTGCATGGCCAAGcagctctgacacacacacacacacacaccttctcaaaaacaaaacaaaaactctttTTATTGGCCGCTTGATTGACAGGCTGTCTCCTCACTCACTCTTAAAAGGTGTGGAGCGTTTAGGGGGCATTTAAGAAAGAGTTTCTCTTCGTGACATTGTTGCACGCTGTATTTCGAGGACTGGCGACTGACTCACCGTCGTAGCAGATGAGAGGCTTTTGGAGCGTGCAGCTGTGGTCCTCCCAGTAGCCTTCATTCGTCATGGCGACGCAGCGCTCCACCCCTTTGCTGTGGTCCGGTTGACCACCCTGCCACCGCCTGTAGCCCCGGTCCCGTCCCGTGTAGAAGACTTCGTCCTCCAGAGACCATTTCCAGCTGTCCACGTCATCGTGCAGACCGATCCAGAAGAACcggtcctggtcccggtcccggtcctggtccaggctgtTGATGGCGCTGTTGTCGTCCTCGTCGGTGATGGTGGCCAGGTCGTCGTAGGTCGTCCTGCAGAAGCTCCGGGCTTCCTCCCAGCTCTTCTTTAAGTCAGTGACCAGGATGTAGTCCACGTTGTAGGAGGAGCCTGAGTGGCGAACAACGAGGAAAAAAACCCGAAATGAAAAACGATTAAACAATGTCGTTCCCCTGGTCGCCGTCACGTTTCAGGGGATGAAGGTTTTGGCACATTTACTATAAATCatgagcacaaaaaaaaagaaaagggctcCACTAGAATGGagcctacaaagccttgattggtgatgcaccatcatatcttaaggagcttgtagtaccatattgccccactagagagctgcgctcactaaatgcggggctacttgtggttcctagagtcctaaaaagtaggatgggagccagagccttcagtaatcaagctcctcttttatggaaccagcttccactttcagtccgggaggcagacacagtcacctcattcaagaatagacttaagactttcctctttaatagtccttatagttaaggctgaatcaggtttgccctgatccagccccttgatatgctgctataggcttataggctgctgggggatgttttaggatacactgagcacctatctcctcttctctctctccttatggatggatttacatctctccattgcaccttattaactctgcttct carries:
- the LOC117748103 gene encoding C-type mannose receptor 2-like, with protein sequence MEGGWRNMMLFSGTLFILVEVVTLQTTGSSYNVDYILVTDLKKSWEEARSFCRTTYDDLATITDEDDNSAINSLDQDRDRDQDRFFWIGLHDDVDSWKWSLEDEVFYTGRDRGYRRWQGGQPDHSKGVERCVAMTNEGYWEDHSCTLQKPLICYDENSKSMYVLLAEGKSWLDAQRLCRQHHTDLASVTALNDIRAIEKVLRDNAAVQEFWIGLRRHSRKWSDGSASSFRRWRPTAAGTAGVVAGVVDDAGD